A genomic segment from Triticum dicoccoides isolate Atlit2015 ecotype Zavitan chromosome 1A, WEW_v2.0, whole genome shotgun sequence encodes:
- the LOC119297781 gene encoding uncharacterized protein LOC119297781 codes for MSMEPSWVVTCDSGWSMEEAAAAWSSEHRISFQTSLPSHSDSHSGVQQQVVEYASPAPATHDNDRSYPIQVFKEAVEEFNANYLVIMEQKMHRFPPSLVDVDTRYKAPVTVAIGPMHHARLSYVEGGLSEAESVKHVAADQCITHSSRSLEEMYTKVSSVSGLARRLYHPSDVVKFGHRDDFVPMMFFDACFLVQFMRWHYLPDKGMHHALNSYFYANHERIRTDIMMLENQIPWVVVKTIFDFMPAPSDRSCPWEAFVKAMRRGLKNKIGPDDNIDVLPGHHPPHVLGLVWHYIVGNKNQDPLPPNDDDDDDEDPIPPNDDDDDDEDPIPPNDDDDDKPMAISITVDELADIGITLLPKENAGLVEMQIEKRTWCFFKVAKLFVRPLYLTEANATWLVNMAAFESCKTPKFLHPSVLGSESAVCSYLHLFAMLLDRKEHVHNLQKKNVIEGGGLTSKEALDFFTSIGKNMRIGSFYVDIIVDIHDYNLQKSDLARFIHYLGRNKTKLAGLLSIIAAVAGILSSLQALKPS; via the coding sequence ATGAGCATGGAACCATCTTGGGTCGTAACTTGCGACTCGGGTTGGTCCATGGAAGAAGCAGCAGCTGCGTGGAGTAGTGAGCATAGGATTAGCTTCCAAACATCCCTGCCTAGCCATAGTGATAGCCATAGCGGAGTGCAGCAGCAGGTGGTTGAGTATGCATCCCCAGCCCCAGCCACACACGATAACGACCGTAGTTATCCTATCCAGGTGTTCAAGGAAGCAGTGGAAGAGTTCAATGCTAACTATTTGGTAATTATGGAACAGAAGATGCACAGGTTCCCTCCAAGCCTGGTAGATGTCGATACACGGTACAAGGCGCCGGTGACTGTGGCCATCGGCCCTATGCACCATGCTCGTCTCTCGTATGTGGAGGGCGGTCTCTCGGAGGCGGAGAGCGTGAAGCATGTGGCGGCCGACCAATGCATCACGCACTCGAGCCGCTCACTCGAGGAGATGTACACTAAGGTCTCCTCAGTGTCAGGCTTGGCCCGCAGACTCTACCACCCTAGTGATGTGGTGAAATTCGGCCACCGCGACGATTTTGTGCCGATGATGTTCTTTGATGCTTGCTTCTTGGTGCAGTTCATGCGTTGGCATTATCTCCCCGACAAAGGCATGCACCACGCCCTGAACAGCTATTTCTACGCCAACCACGAGCGCATCCGCACCGACATCATGATGCTTGAGAACCAGATCCCTTGGGTCGTGGTCAAAACCATCTTCGACTTCATGCCAGCGCCCTCGGACAGGAGCTGTCCCTGGGAGGCGTTCGTCAAGGCGATGAGAAGGGGCCTGAAAAACAAAATCGGTCCCGACGACAACATCGACGTACTTCCCGGCCATCACCCGCCGCATGTCCTCGGGCTCGTCTGGCACTACATCGTGGGAAATAAGAACCAAGACCCCCTCCCtcccaacgacgacgacgacgacgatgaagaccccATCCCccccaacgacgacgacgacgacgatgaagaccccATCCCccccaacgacgacgacgacgacaagccCATGGCAATTTCTATCACCGTTGACGAGCTTGCCGACATCGGTATCACTCTGCTACCCAAGGAAAATGCAGGGCTAGTGGAGATGCAGATCGAAAAGAGAACCTGGTGCTTCTTCAAGGTCGCCAAACTCTTCGTGCGGCCCCTGTACCTGACCGAGGCAAATGCGACATGGCTCGTCAACATGGCGGCCTTCGAGTCATGCAAGACCCCAAAATTCCTCCATCCCAGTGTTCTTGGAAGCGAGTCTGCTGTCTGCTCCTACCTCCACCTCTTCGCCATGCTGCTGGACCGGAAAGAGCACGTGCATAACCTGCAAAAAAAAAATGTCATCGAAGGAGGAGGACTCACCAGCAAGGAGGCGCTTGATTTCTTCACTTCCATTGGCAAGAACATGCGCATCGGATCATTCTACGTCGACATAATAGTAGATATCCATGACTACAACCTCCAAAAGTCAGATTTGGCCAGGTTTATCCACTACCTTGGGAGGAACAAGACTAAACTCGCGGGCCTGCTCTCCATCATTGCTGCAGTGGCCGGCATATTGTCGTCGCTCCAAGCTCTCAAGCCAAGCTAG